The proteins below are encoded in one region of Sporosarcina sp. FSL K6-1508:
- a CDS encoding helix-turn-helix domain-containing protein, with the protein MNAFGIQIRKLREQKKMTLRYLAERSNLSYSFIASLEKGRYNPSRESVYSLATPLEADVNELLILAGFLPEQTEAIKKHYSTSANKSEEPFELETILKMHVTFQGNKLHESDKVALTAFLKTILGLKERS; encoded by the coding sequence ATGAATGCCTTTGGAATCCAGATTCGCAAATTACGTGAACAAAAAAAAATGACATTACGCTATTTAGCTGAACGCTCAAACTTAAGTTATTCTTTTATCGCATCGCTGGAAAAGGGCAGGTACAACCCATCAAGAGAGTCCGTCTATTCCCTCGCAACCCCTTTGGAGGCGGATGTAAATGAACTTTTAATACTTGCTGGATTTCTTCCAGAACAAACTGAAGCCATAAAAAAACATTATTCAACAAGCGCTAATAAGAGTGAGGAACCATTTGAGTTGGAAACTATCTTAAAAATGCACGTTACCTTTCAAGGTAATAAACTTCACGAGTCTGATAAAGTCGCGCTCACTGCTTTCCTAAAAACAATATTAGGCTTAAAAGAACGAAGCTAA
- a CDS encoding polysaccharide deacetylase family protein — MGITRGKLYKCLILIIGLATISGCGRFASQKEYGEGKYESVQSFEDVARYTGKMRDVFSYVYTTRKELALTFNGMGDMETISELLDALDRHHEIKATFFLPGIRVAEEPKIAKMILARGHEIESNTLNQLDLSDMSYEQVYKEIQLSNEVIERETGVSPRYLRTKSGDYTNDIRLIAAQLGMDAVIHYSINPKDRDMKDAKSIGDYVKRYITRGAIISLNTDINPEVVASIEYISKAAEEINYTFVPLHELIANGSERKPLNEIAGFDAIKIDMNYHQKVPNLFHKATTDEKVIALTFDDWASDKTVTEILAILAEYEVKSTFFLIGKGVEKNPNLARAIFEEGHEVASHSYSHQVVMTMTPQEMQEDLVKSHEVLTEAIQQQPTLLFRPATGAIDEETAKIVAAVGYPAVGLYDLTSFDWNVSNQAEDIVQRVMSRKKPGSVIVLHILDETHTIEALPLLIEGLKREGYSFLKMSELMELETN, encoded by the coding sequence ATGGGCATTACAAGAGGGAAGCTTTACAAATGCCTGATTTTGATTATTGGGCTTGCCACAATTTCAGGGTGTGGGAGATTTGCGAGTCAAAAGGAATATGGCGAAGGTAAGTATGAATCAGTTCAATCTTTTGAGGATGTTGCTCGGTACACAGGTAAGATGCGCGATGTATTTTCATACGTTTACACAACAAGAAAGGAGTTGGCTCTGACCTTCAATGGCATGGGGGATATGGAAACAATCAGCGAATTATTGGACGCACTTGATAGGCACCATGAAATAAAGGCAACCTTTTTCCTCCCGGGAATACGCGTGGCGGAAGAACCAAAGATTGCAAAAATGATTTTAGCGAGAGGTCATGAAATTGAAAGTAATACGTTGAATCAACTGGACTTAAGTGATATGAGTTACGAACAGGTTTACAAAGAAATCCAGTTAAGCAACGAAGTGATAGAAAGAGAGACAGGTGTGTCGCCTCGTTATTTGCGAACGAAATCAGGTGACTATACAAACGATATCCGTTTAATTGCTGCACAACTAGGTATGGATGCGGTCATTCATTACAGCATCAATCCTAAAGATCGAGATATGAAGGATGCGAAAAGTATTGGGGACTATGTAAAAAGATATATCACACGGGGGGCGATCATTTCATTAAATACAGATATTAATCCTGAAGTGGTTGCATCTATTGAATACATTTCAAAGGCTGCAGAGGAAATTAACTACACATTTGTACCTCTTCATGAATTGATAGCAAATGGCAGTGAAAGAAAGCCGTTAAATGAAATAGCTGGGTTTGACGCTATTAAGATCGACATGAATTATCATCAAAAAGTGCCAAATCTTTTCCACAAAGCAACCACAGATGAAAAAGTGATTGCATTAACATTTGACGACTGGGCCAGTGATAAAACCGTTACAGAAATTTTGGCTATTTTGGCGGAATATGAGGTGAAGTCGACGTTCTTTTTAATTGGGAAAGGCGTGGAAAAAAATCCGAACCTAGCGCGGGCTATTTTTGAGGAAGGTCATGAAGTTGCGAGTCATTCCTATAGCCATCAAGTCGTCATGACGATGACACCGCAAGAAATGCAGGAAGATTTAGTGAAAAGCCACGAGGTTTTGACGGAAGCGATACAGCAGCAACCCACGCTGTTATTTAGACCGGCAACGGGTGCAATTGATGAGGAAACCGCAAAAATTGTTGCGGCTGTCGGTTATCCAGCGGTTGGACTGTACGATCTTACTTCTTTCGATTGGAATGTCAGCAATCAGGCAGAAGATATTGTACAGAGGGTTATGAGCCGAAAGAAACCTGGAAGTGTTATTGTCCTTCATATCCTTGATGAAACACATACGATTGAGGCTTTGCCGCTATTGATTGAAGGGTTAAAAAGAGAAGGCTATTCATTTTTGAAGATGTCTGAATTGATGGAGTTAGAGACCAACTAG